A stretch of the Vigna radiata var. radiata cultivar VC1973A unplaced genomic scaffold, Vradiata_ver6 scaffold_43, whole genome shotgun sequence genome encodes the following:
- the LOC106752723 gene encoding phosphoglucan phosphatase LSF2, chloroplastic yields MGMVGINWFASVLKVPLGMQLQNKTLWRCIVPPYLNYPTRLTPISCKLPESGTEDNPTVTGKRVHKNKDRMEDYNVAMKRMMRNPYEYHHDLGMNYTLITDYLIVGSQPQKPEDIDHLKKEEGVTYILNLQQDKDVDYWGIDLQSIIRRCHELEIGHIRRPAKDFDPGSLRSELPKAVASLEWAISQGKGRVYVHCTAGLGRAPAVAIAYLFWFCGMKLNEAYDMLTSKRPCGPNKTAIRGATYDLSKNDPFKEPFENLPEYAFEDIADWERNLIQNRVRSLRDT; encoded by the exons ATGGGAATGGTTGGTATTAATTGGTTCGCTTCGGTGCTCAAAGTTCCTTTGGGTATGCAACTACAGAACAAAACATTATGGCGATGTATAGTTCCTCCTTATCTTAACTACCCTACAAGGCTCACTCCAATATCTTGTAAACTGCCAGAAAGTGGGACTGAGGACAACCCTACCGTCACAGGCAAAAGGGTTCACAAGAACAAGGACAGGATGGAGGACTACAACGTCGCTATGAAGAGAATGATGAGGAACCCTTATGAGTATCACCATGATCTGG GTATGAATTATACTCTTATAACGGACTACTTGATTGTGGGTTCTCAACCGCAGAAACCGGAAGACATAGATCACTTAAAAAAGGAAGAGGGTGTGACATACATTCTAAATTTGCAACAGGATAAAGATGTTGATTACTGGGGAATAGATTTACAGTCAATAATAAGAAGGTGTCACGAACTTGAAATTGGCCACATTAGGAGACCG GCAAAAGACTTTGATCCAGGGTCCTTGCGAAGTGAACTACCTAAAGCAGTTGCATCCTTGGAATGGGCAATTTCTCAGGGGAAAGGAAGAGTTTATGTACACTGTACTGCAGGGCTTGGAAGAGCTCCAGCGGTGGCAATTGCTTATTTGTTCTGGTTTTGTGGCATGAAG CTAAATGAAGCGTATGATATGCTAACTTCAAAGAGACCTTGTGGACCAAATAAAACAGCAATACGTGGAGCTACGTATGATTTGTCTAAGAATGATCCATTCAAGGAGCCATTTGAGAATCTTCCAGAATATGCATTTGAGGATATAGCAGACTGGGAAAGAAACTTGATCCAAAATCGTGTTCGCTCCCTTCGAGATACTTGA